The genomic DNA CGGAAGAGCCCATTCCTTAACCTCGATAGAATTTTTTAAGAATAATATCGGTGGCATGCGTAACATCTGCCTGCGATTGTACAAAAAAACTGTCCAATCTAGGCTAAAGCTCAGCGGCAAAGGCCGTTTTGTCCACTAGAGGCGCCTCAAAGCGGGGCTTCTGAAAACATGGAGCCCTCGTTCATACTATTTTGGGGATTTGCGATGACAAAAGACTACATCCCTTTCGGTACTCCGGATTTCACTGAGGCAGAAATCGAAGCGGTTACCCGTGTCATGCGCTCAGGATGGGTTGGGATGGGAAAGGAAACCATCGCTTTCGAGAAGGAACTGAGCGACTACATCGGTGCACATGAAGTTGTTACAGTCAATTCATGCACTTCCGCTCTTTTTCTTGCCCTATTGATTGAAGGCATTGGTCCGGGTGATGAAGTAATTGTTCCGAGCTTGACCTGGTGTGCCACAGCCAATGCGGCACTCTATCTTGGTGCTAAGCCTGTATTCTGCGACGTAGATTCGCAGAGCATGTGTGTGACGCCGAAAACGGTTGCCGAAAAGCTCACCTCGCGAACAAAGGCAGTTATTGTTGTTCACTACGGTGGCTACGCTGTTGATGTAGATGAATTACGCCAAACATTACCAAAACATGTGGCAATAATCGAAGACGCCGCCCACGCATTTGGTTCCTACTATAACAACAAAAAATGCGTTGGGGCTTCGGGAAATCTAGTTTGTTTTAGTTTCTACGCCAACAAGAATTTGTCAACAGCCGATGGTGGGGCTATAGCGCTTTTCGATCCCTGCAAAGCGGAACGTTTGCGATCGCTGCGTATGAGCGGCATGGATTCCAACGCGTGGTCTCGCTATACTAAAGCATCCACGGTTTTTGTCGCAAGCTTGACCGAACTTGGTTATAAAATGAACCTCACCGACCTACAAGCTGCTATTGGTCGTGTGCAACTTCGTCGTCTGGGCGAAATGGCAAACGTCAGATTTGAGATAGCAAAGCGCTACAAGCAGAGAATCGATGAACTTAGGATGGATATTTCGTTCCAAAGTGGCGTTTTTGATAAAAGTCATGCGCGACACTTGTTTGTCGCCATGTTCGATATAACTAAGACCGGAATTAAACGCGATGACTTGCTGTTGGCACTTCGGACCAGAAATATCGGCGCAAGCATTCATTACAGACCATTGCACAGCCAACCGCTTTATGCAGGCCACGGCGTCCCGTCTTTGCCCATCACTGAATCTTTGGCCGAGAGTATCATGACCTTGCCCATCAGTGCGAAGATGACATTGACCCAAGTTGATTATGTCGTCGAGCAACTGGCCGCTCTACTGATAAAGGAGTAATAATGAGTAGTACAGCGCAGATAGTCACAAAAACTGAATACGAATTTGGCAGTCGTTTGACGGCTGAATTTCCTTCACAAATCTTGATGGACATTACTGAGACTTGCAATCTGGCATGCACCCATTGCCCGCATCCGGCATTTACAAAATCCAAGCACTACGCCGGCCGCCACCTCAACCCTGCGCTGAATGAAAAGATGATTGAGGAAGTATGCCGATACGGGGGAGGGCGTACTCAATATATTCGTTATGCCAGCAACGGCGAGCCATTGCTGCATCCCAATGGTTATGAAATGATTCAGGCGGCGGTGGATCATTCTGGTGTTTTTGTTACCCTGACCACAAATGGCAAGATTATGAATGAGAAGCGTACGCAACGCTTGCTTGAATCAGGCGTACATCTGATTGACATCAGCATAGATGCTTTCAAAGCTGAGACCTACGCCAAAATTCGCGTCAAAGGCAATCTTGACGTTACACGAGAAAACGTGTTGCGATTAATCCGCTGGGCACGGGAATCAAAGGCGAAAACAAAGATCGTGGTCAGTTTCATTGAGCAGCCAGAGAACGCCTCAGAAACTTTGGATTTTGAGTCATATTGGAAAAATCAGGGTGCCGACTATGTGATTCTTCGGCGCTTGCACTCCTGCTCTGGGGCGATCGAGGAGTTGGCCACTCAACGACGCCAGTCGCTGCATTCTTTGAAACGAAGACCATGCCTTTACCCTTGGGAGCGTGTCGTGATTAACGCGCGCGGGGACCTAGCCTTCTGCCCCTCAGACTGGGTGCACGGTTCCTTTGTCGCGGACTACCACAATACGACAATCAAGGCCGAGTGGCAGGGCGAGTTCTATCGCCGCTTGCGTGAGGCGCACATGAGCAACAACTTCAGCAACCATGCTTTCTGCGGGCAGTGTCCAGACTGGTCAGCGACTCGCTGGCCCCATGAGGGGCGTAGTTACGCTGACATGGTTGAAGAATTAACTCATCAAGAGAATTTTTTCGATGATTAACATTACAAAACCAATTGCCACACAGATCGAAGATGCGGTCAGGGACATCCCGGGTTGGTCCCCACTGGATCAACTTCAGAGTTTATTTACACTGGCTTTTTCTTGTGCGCATTTGCCAGGCGACATTCTGGAGCTTGGGTCTTGGTGCGGGCGCTCAGCAGTAGCTCTTGGCATGGCGGCTCGATTGGCTGGGGATACCAAAGTCCACTGTGTTGACCTGTTCCCTGAGAAAAGTGATTGGTACCAGAACGACGATGAAACCTACTCGTTTGCGGTTACCATTGACGGGAGAAAAGTGGGTGCTTACGGAGAACAAACCGTATGGAAGGAGCCTTATCTACGAGATATTGTCCCCGTTTATGAGCGTTTTTCAGGAACCATTGAAGCATTTGAGAGTTCTATCACAGCAAACGGACTTTCTGACTTGGTTATACCTTTTAAAGGTGATCTTCAGTCTTTTTCAGCCAGCATTGAGAAAACTTTAGCACTACGAATGGCATTCATCGATGGAGACCATAGTTACACAGCTGTCGTTGAGGACATTAGGATTGTCGAAAAGTACCTACTTCCCGGCGGCTGGATTTGCTTTGATGATGCCTTCTCAAATTACGAAGGCGTCAACCAGGCCATAGAGAAACACATACTTGGCAGTGGACGTTATCACTTATGTCAGCAACTAACGCGAAAATTTTTTGTGGCACAGTTGCGCTAATACGGACTCAATCGATGACCTCTAATAAGCCCCGTAAAGTGATACATCATTATCGCATGCGCCACAAGACGCGTATCGAATTTGTTAAGAGTGTGGTTTGTGAGATGACTCCCATGCTAGTAAGGGACAAGAGGAATGGTGTGTGTATTTCCGTACTAGATTTTGACCTTGATCTTTACGAGTCGACGCTGATTGCTTTGGAGCATGTTGCACTCTTGGCGTAACAATCCTACAGAATTTTTTTGAGGTGAGTTGGTGAAGGTTGGCATCATTCAATCGTCCTATATACCGTGGCGTGGTTATTTCGACTTCATCGCTAGCGTGGATATCTTCGTTTTTTATGATGACGTTCAGTACACGACGCGTGACTGGCGAAATCGAAACAGGCTCAAGACGCCAAGAGGTACAGAATGGATCACTGTGCCGGTTTCTCACCAAAGTCGTAGCAAACTTATCTGTGAAACGCTGATTGATCTCACTACGCCCTGGACCAAAAAACACTTGCGAACTTGGGAGTTGAACTATCGAAAATCTCCCAACTTCAACATTGCGACAGAGTTACTTGCAGAAATTAATGATCCAGAGCAAACGACCATCAGCAAATTAAACATCAAACTTATTCACCGCATTTGTGATTACCTTGAAATCAAAACGCCGATGATCCTGTCCAGCGAGTTGTCTCTAAAAGGCAGAAGAACGGAACGCCTAATTGAGATATTAAAAAAACTGAATGCCACAACCTATCTGAGCGGACCCAATGCCGATGCCTACCTGGACAAAGATTTGTTCAGAGAATACGGCATTCAACTCGAGTACAAATCCTATGATTATACTCCCTACCCCCAGTTGTGGGGTGAATTCATTGGCGACGTGACCGTGCTGGACTTGGTTGCCAATTGTGGGGCTGATGCAAAAAAATTCCTTCAGAGCCGTACTCCAGACAGGGTGGTAGTTCCAAAGTGATAAAAGAGCCTCTGTCCATAGCTATTTTCGGCAACACTAATAATTATCCTTTGTTGCTCGCACAGGGACTGAAAGCCCTTGGGCATAAAGTACGCTTAGTAATTAATCGGAAGGAAATACTTCACCGGCCAGAGTCGCGTTATCCTAATTGGATAAATCGCTATCCCGACTGGATTTTTGATTGTTCAAATATCACGGATGATGACGTTGCTTGTCAAACACGACAACTTGATCAAGCCATTCGTCTTCTTACACACCGAGTAGATCTGGTTATTCTAAACGATGTTGGGCCTGCTCTGGCGTGGGCTCTGCATTCACCACATATTGTTGTGCTGACTGGAAGTGATCTCGCATTTTATGCCAGCTTCGATTCGTTGCAAATTCGAACAAAATGTTGGAGCAACGAATTCAAGCGCTCTCTCCAAGGAAGGAGATGGCTACTAAGTTTTTCTGATTTTGTGGCTCGACAGCGGGATGGCATTCTTGCTGCCGAGTTAGTCTGTTATAGCAAGCGAGGATTGATACCGTCTGGAGATATATTGCTTGATGAAATTGGAGTTGAGGATCACCGTCGCTTAATGCTTTTTATTTCTAACACAGTAGACATTCAGCCCCAAAGAGCGCCAAGGAACGAACGCCTCACGATTCTTTGTGGGTGCCGAATCGTCTATAGGCCAGACAAACACCCTGCTCTCGGTGCCATCGACTTTAAGGGCACGGATATTCTGATCAAGGGTTTTGCGCAATATATCAGATCAGGCGAACAGGGGATCTTAAGATTGCCGAGAAAAGGGCAGGATCTCGATGCAGCCATCACGCTGATCTCCGACCTTGGAATTGAGAAGCATATCGATTGGCTAGACGCGATGCCTCTGGCTCGCTTTTATCAGGAGATGTCCGCAGCTGATCTGGTTTGTGACCAATTCGGTACTTCGTTCCCCGGCATGGTAACGACGGATGCGTTTGCATTAGGCCGTCCAGTGATGGCTAAAATGCGTAACGAAATTTTTGGTAAACTGTTCCCCGAGCCTTTGCCTGGATTTGATGCGGTTTCCCCAGAGCAGATTTGCGAACACTTGATGGCGATTAGAAAGGATAGTGACTTACTGGAAACAGTAGGCCAGAAGAGCAGAAACTACGCTGAAAAGTACCTTTCACCTGAAGCTATGGCAAAGAATCTTTTAACAACTTGGCGTTAGCAATAGTGCAAACTTTTTAATAATACTGTTTTAACATGTCAAAATTCACGCATTAAATTTAGAACACAACAATGCTGACACGATCAGTCTGAAACAAGTTTTATGGCTGCGCCATACCAGCTTTACACAGACACATTACTGATAAAGATCGTCAACTTAAGGACAAAAGGACCACGCATATGTTCTCTCTCAAGTATCTTCAAGAGTTGCGAGCTGTCGAGATCGATATAATCATGGCTCATCTTCGCCCTGCTGGAGCGCACTTACTTGAGATCGGTGCCGGAACGGGGCAACAAGCACGGGAGATAGAGCGACGTGGCTTCAAGGTCGACGCCATTGAGGTGTGCGACTCTATCTATTCCGACGAAAGAGTCTTCCCCATCGTCAACTTTGACGGACGTAATATTCCTTTTGAAGACAACACTTTCGACATTGTTTTCTCGTCGAACGTTCTGGAGCATGTCCCGGATCTCGTCAAAATTCATCAGGAGATCCGGCGAGTCTTGAAGCCCACCGGATACGTTTTGCATATTCTGCCAACTCACTCGTGGAGATTTTGGACGACCCTTTCCGCCTTCGCCGCTGCTTTCCAGTACGCGAGCACGCTCGGCTCACAGCTCAGTCCACCGCGATCCATTACCAGAGCTTCCATCAAGCAATTCGCCGCCGCTTGGGGCATCGCCGGCCGACATTTATTGGCCCCTTGTTTTCAACGTCGTCATGGAGCGCGGGGCAACATATTGTCGGAAACGTGGCTATTCAACCCAGAATGGTGGCGTCGCAATTTCAAGACGAACGGCTTCAACATCATCATGGATAAGCCGATGGGGTTGTTTTATACCGGCAATATGGTATTCAATTCAAATTGGAGTTTTGAACGTCGCGCCAGAATTTCACGAGTGCTCGGAAGCGCTTGTCATATTTTCGAGTTGAAGTCGATCGACACGACAAAGGGTTAGGCAACTGATTGTGGACCGACATTCGGTACACAAAGTGAAGAAAGTTCAAGAGTGGCTGGTCGAACATGAGAACAAAATCAAACTTTTACTTCTACCGCCCTACAGCCCGGAGTTGAATCCGGACGAGCTTGCGAATCAGGACATCAAGCGCAATATTTTTCGCGATGGAAAAGCCAAAGACAAGCCAGAGCTGATGTAAGCGCAAAGGCGACCCCACCTTCACGGCGGTCCGTCTACGGGCTATGAGGGTTTGCCGGCTAAGCCGAGATGGTCTTTGAATCGAGACGCTGGGTAAGCGCTCAATAAGGCGCGTCTTGTCAGGGCGAGCAGGATAAGCTCAGGCAGGTATGATGAGGCTTTGAGGAACGCTGTACTGTAAGCGCTCAATAAGGCGCGTCTTGTCAGGGCGAGCAGGAAGCGGCAGAAGCTCAGGCAGGGATGATCAGGGAGCAGGGCTCGAGATGTTGGGGCAGGAGGGCCTTGCG from Solidesulfovibrio carbinolicus includes the following:
- a CDS encoding DegT/DnrJ/EryC1/StrS family aminotransferase, which translates into the protein MTKDYIPFGTPDFTEAEIEAVTRVMRSGWVGMGKETIAFEKELSDYIGAHEVVTVNSCTSALFLALLIEGIGPGDEVIVPSLTWCATANAALYLGAKPVFCDVDSQSMCVTPKTVAEKLTSRTKAVIVVHYGGYAVDVDELRQTLPKHVAIIEDAAHAFGSYYNNKKCVGASGNLVCFSFYANKNLSTADGGAIALFDPCKAERLRSLRMSGMDSNAWSRYTKASTVFVASLTELGYKMNLTDLQAAIGRVQLRRLGEMANVRFEIAKRYKQRIDELRMDISFQSGVFDKSHARHLFVAMFDITKTGIKRDDLLLALRTRNIGASIHYRPLHSQPLYAGHGVPSLPITESLAESIMTLPISAKMTLTQVDYVVEQLAALLIKE
- a CDS encoding radical SAM/SPASM domain-containing protein, whose product is MSSTAQIVTKTEYEFGSRLTAEFPSQILMDITETCNLACTHCPHPAFTKSKHYAGRHLNPALNEKMIEEVCRYGGGRTQYIRYASNGEPLLHPNGYEMIQAAVDHSGVFVTLTTNGKIMNEKRTQRLLESGVHLIDISIDAFKAETYAKIRVKGNLDVTRENVLRLIRWARESKAKTKIVVSFIEQPENASETLDFESYWKNQGADYVILRRLHSCSGAIEELATQRRQSLHSLKRRPCLYPWERVVINARGDLAFCPSDWVHGSFVADYHNTTIKAEWQGEFYRRLREAHMSNNFSNHAFCGQCPDWSATRWPHEGRSYADMVEELTHQENFFDD
- a CDS encoding class I SAM-dependent methyltransferase, with the translated sequence MINITKPIATQIEDAVRDIPGWSPLDQLQSLFTLAFSCAHLPGDILELGSWCGRSAVALGMAARLAGDTKVHCVDLFPEKSDWYQNDDETYSFAVTIDGRKVGAYGEQTVWKEPYLRDIVPVYERFSGTIEAFESSITANGLSDLVIPFKGDLQSFSASIEKTLALRMAFIDGDHSYTAVVEDIRIVEKYLLPGGWICFDDAFSNYEGVNQAIEKHILGSGRYHLCQQLTRKFFVAQLR
- a CDS encoding WbqC family protein; translation: MKVGIIQSSYIPWRGYFDFIASVDIFVFYDDVQYTTRDWRNRNRLKTPRGTEWITVPVSHQSRSKLICETLIDLTTPWTKKHLRTWELNYRKSPNFNIATELLAEINDPEQTTISKLNIKLIHRICDYLEIKTPMILSSELSLKGRRTERLIEILKKLNATTYLSGPNADAYLDKDLFREYGIQLEYKSYDYTPYPQLWGEFIGDVTVLDLVANCGADAKKFLQSRTPDRVVVPK
- a CDS encoding glycosyltransferase family protein, with the protein product MIKEPLSIAIFGNTNNYPLLLAQGLKALGHKVRLVINRKEILHRPESRYPNWINRYPDWIFDCSNITDDDVACQTRQLDQAIRLLTHRVDLVILNDVGPALAWALHSPHIVVLTGSDLAFYASFDSLQIRTKCWSNEFKRSLQGRRWLLSFSDFVARQRDGILAAELVCYSKRGLIPSGDILLDEIGVEDHRRLMLFISNTVDIQPQRAPRNERLTILCGCRIVYRPDKHPALGAIDFKGTDILIKGFAQYIRSGEQGILRLPRKGQDLDAAITLISDLGIEKHIDWLDAMPLARFYQEMSAADLVCDQFGTSFPGMVTTDAFALGRPVMAKMRNEIFGKLFPEPLPGFDAVSPEQICEHLMAIRKDSDLLETVGQKSRNYAEKYLSPEAMAKNLLTTWR
- a CDS encoding class I SAM-dependent methyltransferase, which encodes MFSLKYLQELRAVEIDIIMAHLRPAGAHLLEIGAGTGQQAREIERRGFKVDAIEVCDSIYSDERVFPIVNFDGRNIPFEDNTFDIVFSSNVLEHVPDLVKIHQEIRRVLKPTGYVLHILPTHSWRFWTTLSAFAAAFQYASTLGSQLSPPRSITRASIKQFAAAWGIAGRHLLAPCFQRRHGARGNILSETWLFNPEWWRRNFKTNGFNIIMDKPMGLFYTGNMVFNSNWSFERRARISRVLGSACHIFELKSIDTTKG
- a CDS encoding transposase encodes the protein MDRHSVHKVKKVQEWLVEHENKIKLLLLPPYSPELNPDELANQDIKRNIFRDGKAKDKPELM